Proteins encoded in a region of the Isosphaeraceae bacterium EP7 genome:
- the prfB gene encoding peptide chain release factor 2 (programmed frameshift) yields the protein MDAELKRSAKSVIEKIVHLRDSLDLGDKTSHRNELEARMGGSDFWNDQDTAKEVIAEVKTLNAVLKPLEALSRQGDDLETLIEMGDEIDDDSFDEEIKESMARALADFDSFELRSMLNGPNDHCDVFLTIHAGAGGTEACDWAEMILRMYLMWAESKKFATQITDREDGGAAGIQTATVHIKGDYAYGYLKGETGVHRLVRISPYDSAGRRQTSFASVDVLPEIDDTIDIVLRDDELKRDTFRSGGPGGQHQNKTESGVRYTHMPTGIAAESRSERSQHKNDANALAMLKAKLVRREEEKREADFARKYDEKGEISFGSQIRSYVLQPYQIVKDLRTDHEVGNPRSVLDGGIDGFIDAYLRMKLAKS from the exons ATGGATGCAGAATTGAAGCGGTCCGCGAAAAGTGTGATCGAGAAGATAGTCCATTTACGAGACTCTCTT GACTTGGGCGACAAAACCTCCCATCGAAACGAGCTAGAAGCCCGCATGGGCGGGTCGGACTTCTGGAATGACCAGGACACGGCCAAGGAAGTGATCGCCGAGGTCAAGACGCTCAATGCGGTCTTGAAGCCGCTTGAAGCCCTCTCCAGGCAGGGTGACGATCTCGAGACCCTGATCGAGATGGGCGATGAGATCGACGACGACTCGTTCGACGAAGAAATCAAGGAGTCGATGGCTCGCGCCCTCGCCGACTTCGATTCGTTCGAGCTGCGGTCGATGCTCAACGGCCCGAACGACCACTGCGACGTCTTCCTCACCATCCATGCAGGCGCGGGCGGGACCGAGGCCTGCGACTGGGCCGAGATGATCTTGCGCATGTACCTGATGTGGGCCGAGTCGAAGAAATTCGCCACCCAGATCACTGACCGCGAAGATGGTGGCGCCGCCGGCATCCAGACGGCCACGGTGCACATCAAGGGCGACTACGCTTACGGCTATCTTAAAGGCGAGACCGGCGTCCACCGCCTCGTCAGGATCAGCCCGTACGATTCCGCTGGCCGACGTCAAACGTCGTTCGCCTCGGTGGACGTGCTCCCCGAGATCGACGACACGATCGACATCGTCCTGCGAGACGATGAGTTGAAACGCGACACGTTCCGGTCGGGCGGTCCAGGCGGGCAGCACCAGAACAAGACCGAGTCGGGGGTGCGCTACACCCATATGCCGACCGGGATTGCTGCCGAGAGCCGCAGCGAGCGTTCGCAGCACAAGAATGATGCCAATGCCCTGGCGATGCTCAAGGCCAAGCTCGTCCGCCGCGAGGAAGAGAAGCGCGAGGCCGACTTCGCCAGGAAGTATGACGAGAAGGGCGAGATCAGCTTCGGCAGCCAGATCCGCTCCTACGTCCTCCAGCCGTACCAGATCGTCAAGGACTTGCGGACCGATCACGAGGTCGGCAACCCCCGCTCAGTCCTCGACGGTGGCATCGACGGATTCATCGACGCCTATCTCCGGATGAAGCTCGCCAAGAGCTAA
- the gluQRS gene encoding tRNA glutamyl-Q(34) synthetase GluQRS has product MTTEPDLDPAAARIRGRLAPSPTGGLHLGHARTFLVAWLAARSAGGTIVLRIEDLDRTRVRPDVIPGILEDLRWLGLHWNEGPDVGGPHAPYLQSARESLYRGAIEHLRRLELVYPCTCTRAEIARAASAPHPGEEGAPYPGTCAGRSAEEADSLGGKPYAWRFRVSDEPVVWDDAILGPVSMNPTASGDFIVGRSDGLISYQLAVVVDDAAMRINQVIRGDDLLPSTPRQILLYRALGRDLPRFGHVPLTFGRDGRRLAKRDASIKLTTLRQRGVSPESLVGRVIRSCGWSDSDFPSVPIDWIGHAPLDALFGRTWMVEDEFA; this is encoded by the coding sequence ATGACGACCGAGCCCGATCTCGACCCGGCCGCCGCCCGAATCCGCGGCCGGCTCGCGCCATCGCCGACCGGCGGACTGCACCTCGGGCATGCCCGGACGTTCCTCGTCGCCTGGCTGGCTGCACGCTCGGCAGGCGGGACGATTGTGCTGCGGATCGAGGACCTCGACCGGACTCGCGTACGACCTGACGTCATCCCCGGAATCCTGGAAGACCTCCGCTGGCTAGGACTGCACTGGAACGAAGGCCCCGATGTCGGCGGCCCGCACGCCCCCTACCTCCAGTCGGCGCGCGAGTCGCTCTATCGCGGGGCCATCGAACATCTCAGGCGTCTGGAGCTGGTCTATCCCTGCACCTGCACCCGCGCGGAAATCGCCAGGGCCGCCTCGGCCCCGCACCCCGGCGAGGAAGGGGCCCCTTATCCGGGCACTTGCGCCGGGCGTTCGGCCGAAGAGGCCGACTCCCTCGGGGGCAAGCCTTACGCCTGGCGGTTCCGCGTCAGCGACGAGCCCGTGGTCTGGGACGACGCGATCCTCGGGCCGGTTTCCATGAACCCGACGGCCTCGGGCGATTTCATCGTGGGCAGGTCCGACGGCCTGATCTCCTATCAACTGGCCGTCGTCGTTGACGACGCCGCCATGAGGATCAACCAGGTCATCCGGGGTGACGATCTGCTGCCCAGCACGCCCCGGCAGATTCTGCTCTACCGCGCCCTCGGCCGTGACTTGCCCCGATTCGGCCACGTGCCACTGACGTTCGGCAGGGATGGCCGAAGGTTGGCCAAGCGGGACGCCTCGATCAAGCTGACCACGTTGCGGCAACGCGGCGTCTCGCCCGAATCGCTGGTTGGCCGTGTGATCCGGTCCTGCGGTTGGTCGGACAGCGATTTTCCCTCGGTACCAATCGATTGGATCGGTCATGCACCGCTGGACGCGTTGTTCGGTCGAACCTGGATGGTCGAGGACGAATTCGCCTGA
- a CDS encoding PstS family phosphate ABC transporter substrate-binding protein yields the protein MNRPNVSRSITLAILCLVVPVGCGGGDETAPSAGREVRVDGSSTVFRISKAAQERFSEVRPEIQVVVDKHGTGGGFKRYMEGEVDVIDASRPARADEAAEAKAKGLDWIECLVGYDGITVAVNEKNDFAKSITVAQLKALWEPESKLTTWKDLDPSWPDRKISLYSPDSASGTFEFFTEAVVGKAKSQRKDVQVNADDNQLVSGVAGDVDAIGYFGYAYYASNAGKLNALSVADGSKPAVGPSPETILDKTYSPLSRPLYIYVHAAALKRPEVAEFVKFYLDHVGEVSKAAQYVPPTAADVEANAKALGQAAATSPAAAG from the coding sequence ATGAACCGCCCGAACGTGTCGCGATCGATCACGCTTGCAATCCTCTGCCTGGTCGTGCCCGTAGGCTGCGGCGGTGGAGATGAGACCGCCCCGTCCGCAGGCCGCGAGGTCCGTGTCGACGGCTCCAGCACGGTTTTCCGGATCAGTAAGGCGGCGCAGGAACGGTTCTCCGAAGTCCGCCCCGAGATCCAGGTGGTCGTGGATAAGCACGGTACCGGCGGCGGTTTCAAGCGATATATGGAGGGCGAGGTCGACGTCATCGACGCCTCTCGCCCCGCCCGAGCGGACGAGGCGGCCGAGGCCAAGGCCAAGGGCCTTGACTGGATCGAGTGCCTCGTCGGTTATGACGGCATCACGGTCGCCGTGAACGAGAAGAACGATTTCGCCAAGTCGATCACGGTCGCCCAGCTCAAGGCGCTCTGGGAACCCGAGAGCAAGTTAACGACCTGGAAAGACCTCGACCCGTCCTGGCCCGACCGCAAGATTTCGCTCTATAGCCCCGACAGCGCCTCGGGCACGTTCGAGTTCTTTACCGAGGCCGTCGTCGGCAAGGCGAAGAGTCAGCGCAAAGACGTGCAGGTCAACGCCGACGACAATCAGCTCGTCAGCGGCGTGGCGGGCGACGTCGACGCCATCGGCTATTTCGGCTATGCCTACTACGCCTCGAACGCGGGTAAACTGAATGCGCTCTCGGTCGCCGATGGATCGAAGCCCGCCGTGGGCCCCAGCCCCGAGACCATCCTCGACAAGACGTACTCACCGCTCTCGCGTCCGCTGTACATCTATGTCCACGCGGCAGCGTTGAAGCGTCCCGAGGTGGCCGAGTTCGTCAAGTTCTACCTCGACCACGTCGGCGAGGTCTCCAAGGCCGCCCAGTATGTGCCGCCGACCGCAGCCGACGTCGAGGCGAATGCAAAGGCGCTCGGCCAGGCCGCGGCAACAAGCCCCGCGGCCGCCGGCTGA
- a CDS encoding ATP-binding protein produces MAFGWIITAALVLLFVVSWARSQLLALEELRRSLEAVRDDKSARPVLAWTSWPLSRLVRVYGEAMPELEARIGRLERDGQQLHAVLSGMADAVIAVDARRRLLFANARADLLFGTDSGSVGRRIHELIRSPSVQKAVDASLAGPSSYRGDLTINEREGVRLGSGRHLAVTGTPLPGSPPPGAVLVFHDETELRRLERMRQDFVANASHELKTPLAAIKAYTETLLDGALRDENVNLRFLRRIEEQSERLNCLVMDLLSLARMESGGDTFDHTPVAIGEELENLAEAHRERAETLGLTYTVDVSGVSPTTYVLADGEALRQVVDNLVDNAIKYSSAGRWVNVFVEDTEQGVVIRVSDGGIGIPRESLDRVFERFYRVDAARSRELGGTGLGLSIVKHLAQALGGRVSVESRLGQGTTFSIHLPKILNPAAKTI; encoded by the coding sequence ATGGCCTTCGGTTGGATCATCACAGCGGCCCTGGTCTTGCTCTTCGTCGTCTCGTGGGCCCGGTCGCAGCTGCTCGCCCTTGAGGAGTTGAGGCGGAGCCTGGAGGCAGTCCGAGACGACAAGTCGGCCCGGCCGGTCCTTGCCTGGACGAGTTGGCCGCTCTCCCGGCTGGTGCGAGTGTACGGCGAGGCGATGCCCGAGCTTGAAGCTCGTATCGGGCGACTCGAGCGGGACGGTCAGCAGCTTCACGCGGTCCTCAGCGGGATGGCCGACGCGGTGATCGCTGTGGACGCGCGGAGGCGTCTGCTCTTCGCCAACGCACGGGCCGACCTCCTCTTCGGCACCGACTCCGGGTCGGTCGGCCGCCGAATCCACGAGCTGATCCGCAGCCCGAGCGTCCAGAAGGCCGTCGACGCCTCGCTCGCCGGCCCTTCCTCGTATCGCGGTGATCTGACGATCAACGAGCGCGAGGGCGTGCGTCTGGGTAGCGGTCGGCACCTCGCCGTGACCGGCACCCCGCTCCCCGGCTCGCCCCCCCCGGGCGCCGTTCTCGTCTTCCACGACGAGACGGAGCTGAGGCGGCTCGAGCGAATGCGGCAAGATTTCGTCGCCAATGCCTCGCACGAGCTGAAGACCCCGCTCGCCGCGATCAAGGCGTATACCGAGACGCTCTTGGATGGGGCCCTCCGCGACGAGAACGTCAATCTGCGGTTCCTCAGGCGCATCGAGGAGCAGTCGGAACGGCTCAATTGCCTCGTGATGGACCTGCTCAGCCTGGCCAGGATGGAATCGGGCGGAGACACCTTCGACCACACGCCCGTCGCGATCGGCGAGGAGCTTGAAAATCTTGCCGAGGCGCACCGAGAACGGGCCGAGACACTCGGCCTCACTTACACAGTCGACGTCTCGGGAGTCAGTCCAACAACCTATGTCCTGGCCGACGGGGAGGCGCTGAGACAGGTCGTGGACAACCTGGTCGACAACGCGATCAAATACTCGTCGGCCGGACGCTGGGTCAATGTCTTCGTCGAAGACACCGAGCAGGGCGTGGTCATCCGCGTCTCCGACGGCGGCATCGGCATCCCTCGCGAGTCGCTCGACCGCGTCTTCGAACGGTTCTATCGCGTGGACGCTGCGCGGAGCCGGGAACTTGGGGGGACCGGCCTCGGGCTCTCCATCGTGAAACATCTGGCCCAGGCCCTCGGGGGGCGAGTCTCCGTCGAGAGCCGCCTCGGCCAGGGGACGACCTTCTCGATCCATCTGCCGAAGATATTAAATCCTGCGGCCAAAACGATTTGA
- a CDS encoding serine/threonine-protein kinase: MMPTLNRLCLGCLKEIETFEGDDLGTPPRCPECHEILGEHAVMTSEFDSRSSGTVQIPSDAAEGSGWLKTWADGSLGQVGRYQLRDLLGDGGYGQVYLAYDPRLDRNVAIKILKSVHVSDKAMERFFREARSAGRLHHSRIVDVYDAGQAEGRCWIAYRYAGGRTLGRFVESRPIPPAQAASIVRDLADAVAHAHSMGVTHRDLKPANVIMDEQGRPHLTDFGLARRLDIDSNLTNDGVVLGTPKYMSPEQANGQSHLADARSDLYSLGMILYELLCGTTPVSRSSIRGSSGTERSSDSKTALVFGNFAPAVPRALLKICKKSLCEDPMGRYPNADALIVDLDEYLEARNWRSFAPAAVACLAVLVMGFAMSIPWSGRSKGLEWTPGARSAPISTLIDSELPAKSHRAISPGPVPEGARSTKRHRVARPAIEAAAGSIVANHDSKKFHHPACPSALKISETNKVAFANADEALADGYSYCGTCRARVIEINHGDTSK, encoded by the coding sequence ATGATGCCTACCCTGAATCGCCTTTGCCTTGGCTGCCTCAAGGAAATCGAGACATTCGAGGGGGACGACCTCGGGACGCCTCCTCGCTGCCCGGAATGTCACGAGATCCTCGGGGAGCACGCGGTCATGACCTCGGAGTTCGACTCGCGGAGCAGCGGGACCGTGCAGATACCGTCGGATGCGGCGGAGGGGTCGGGCTGGCTGAAGACCTGGGCCGACGGGTCGCTCGGGCAGGTCGGCCGCTATCAGCTCCGAGACCTGCTGGGCGACGGCGGCTACGGCCAGGTCTATCTGGCGTATGACCCGAGGCTCGACCGCAACGTGGCGATCAAGATCCTCAAAAGCGTGCACGTCTCGGACAAGGCGATGGAGCGATTCTTCCGCGAGGCACGCTCGGCCGGCCGGCTTCACCACTCTCGAATCGTCGACGTCTATGACGCGGGTCAGGCCGAGGGCCGGTGCTGGATCGCCTACCGGTATGCCGGTGGCCGGACCCTGGGCCGATTCGTCGAGTCGAGGCCGATACCGCCGGCGCAGGCCGCCTCGATCGTGCGTGACCTGGCCGACGCCGTGGCCCATGCGCACTCGATGGGCGTGACCCACCGCGACCTGAAGCCGGCCAACGTCATCATGGACGAGCAGGGGAGGCCGCACCTCACCGACTTCGGGCTGGCCAGGCGGCTCGACATCGACTCGAACCTGACCAACGACGGTGTTGTCCTGGGGACTCCCAAGTACATGTCCCCCGAGCAGGCCAATGGCCAAAGCCATCTGGCCGACGCCCGCAGCGACCTCTACAGCCTGGGCATGATTCTCTACGAGCTCCTCTGCGGCACCACTCCCGTCAGCCGATCGTCGATCCGAGGGTCTTCAGGAACCGAGCGATCCTCGGACTCGAAGACGGCGCTGGTCTTCGGCAACTTCGCCCCTGCGGTCCCCAGGGCCCTGCTCAAGATCTGCAAGAAGTCTCTCTGCGAAGATCCGATGGGCCGCTATCCGAATGCCGATGCCCTGATCGTTGACCTCGACGAATATCTCGAGGCCAGGAACTGGCGGTCGTTCGCGCCCGCGGCGGTGGCCTGCCTCGCAGTCCTCGTGATGGGGTTTGCCATGAGCATCCCCTGGTCCGGCCGCTCCAAGGGCCTCGAGTGGACGCCTGGGGCCAGGAGTGCGCCCATTTCCACCTTGATCGACTCCGAGCTTCCCGCGAAGTCGCACAGGGCGATCTCCCCCGGCCCAGTCCCGGAAGGGGCCAGATCGACGAAGCGCCACCGCGTCGCCCGCCCAGCCATCGAGGCGGCAGCGGGCTCCATCGTCGCGAATCACGACTCGAAGAAGTTCCACCACCCCGCGTGCCCCTCGGCCTTGAAGATTTCCGAGACGAACAAGGTGGCGTTTGCCAACGCAGACGAAGCCCTGGCCGACGGATACTCCTACTGCGGGACTTGCCGTGCCCGCGTGATCGAGATCAATCACGGCGACACCTCGAAGTGA